Part of the Sorghum bicolor cultivar BTx623 chromosome 1, Sorghum_bicolor_NCBIv3, whole genome shotgun sequence genome, GTCACAGCTGTTCGTGAACCGACCTGGGAGCCCAGGAAGGCCATAAGCCCTTTGCCCGCTATAAATACCCCGCCCCGGCCCATCGTTTACAATTCACAACTCGCAGATCTCGAGTCCGCACTCCGCAGCAGAACTCGCCGCAGAATCCGCCGCACGCAAGCACACTCTCCAGTCACCGTCCGCTTCTCCAGATCCGCCAATCTCCCCCTTCTCCACCGCCGCCACGATCCCAATGGCTCGCTTCGCCGTGGTCGCCGCCGCCATCGTGGCCCTCCTCGCCGTGACCGCCGCGGCACAGGCCCCCGCCGCCACCCCGACGCCGGCGCCCAGGATGGCTCCGCTGCCGCCTCCTCCAGCGCGGTCCCCGGCCACCGCCCCGGCTCCGGCCGCCAAGCCGCCCACCGCCGCGGCGCCGTCCCCGCTGGCATCTCCCCCGGCCCCGCCCACCG contains:
- the LOC8081993 gene encoding arabinogalactan protein 1, whose product is MARFAVVAAAIVALLAVTAAAQAPAATPTPAPRMAPLPPPPARSPATAPAPAAKPPTAAAPSPLASPPAPPTADGPAPSVAVTPTSSVSSSPTGAPTVAPAGSGAASHASALGFVAVAGAIAAAVVF